One window of Uloborus diversus isolate 005 chromosome 3, Udiv.v.3.1, whole genome shotgun sequence genomic DNA carries:
- the LOC129218158 gene encoding peptidyl-prolyl cis-trans isomerase FKBP4-like: protein MASVLEKASNLTVTFDTEKNRNDSGTIINAETKCEESKKDSSSEGIQNGNETVEVKCDEDQERNEEISNTTDDGSLVINTIDITPEKSGGVLKQIFKDGEGDEYPGIGDRVSVRYKGWLLDNKEKPTLFDSTPDGEKIEFNIGRGMVIRGWDLGISTMKRGEVAIFICMPDYAYGPMGHPPKIPAYTPLLFEVELYGWKLEDLSPKRDNSILRKVLDKGDGSNFPNEGAKVKVKLIGFCDDEIFEENEVDFILGEGCNENIPEGLEIALYRFHLKEKSLVYLKNKYVTDITVLKDLNEVEEKEVKYEVLLLSFEKAKDIWEMNTDEKFEKAQQSKEKGTSFFKSGNYRVALRQFKWIPTLLEKEPGVPEESQESRRSLLLSGFLNIALCLLKMENYFEAIKYCDKALQIDPDNEKGLFRRGKAKMMINDCQDALKDFQTLCTLSPENKVAKNSIVLCHEKIKEQNLKDKSTYNKMFDKFKKQDEDRRRNAGTETGVWDDEKEEVKRDLTETERLIESNDSVLRDADIIELSNTAC, encoded by the exons ATGGCTTCGGTGTTGGAGAAGGCTTCGAATTTAACTGTCACTTTCGAtacagaaaaaaatcgaaatgattCAGGAACTATAATTAATGCAGAAACTAAATGTGAAGAATCCAAAAAAGATTCCAGTTCAGAAGGTATACAAAATGGAAACGAAACAGTTGAAGTTAAATGTGATGAAGATCAggaaagaaatgaagaaataagCAATACCACAGATGATGGATCTCTTGTCATTAATACGATCGATATTACTCCTGAAAAATCTGGAGGCGtgttgaaacagatttttaaagatGGTGAAGGTGATGAATATCCTGGGATTGGAGATAGAGTGAGTGTTCGCTATAAAGGATGGTTACTTGACAACAAGGAAAAACCAACTTTGTTTGATAGCACTCCTGATGgtgaaaaaattgaattcaacATAGGGCGAG GGATGGTCATCCGTGGATGGGATTTAGGTATTAGTACTATGAAAAGAGGCGAGGttgcaatttttatttgtatGCCAGATTATGCCTATGGTCCAATGGGACATCCACCCAAGATCCCAGCATATACACCTTTGCTATTTGAAGTTGAGCTTTATGGATGGAAGTTAGAAGATCTAAGTCCAAAGAGAGACAACAGTATATTAAGAAAAGTTTTAGACAAAGGAGATGGATCTAATTTTCCAAATGAAGGTGCCAAAGTGAaag TGAAATTGATTGGTTTCTGTGATgatgagatatttgaagaaaatgaagTTGATTTCATTCTTGGTGAAGGATGCAATGAAAACATTCCTGAGGGTTTAGAAATAGCTCTTTATCgctttcatttaaaagaaaaatcattggtttatttgaaaaacaaatatgtcACTGACATCACAGTCTTGAAGGATTTAAATGAAGTTGaagaaaaagaagtgaaataTGAAGTATTGCTTCTTAGTTTTGAAAAG GCTAAAGATATTTGGGAAATGAATACTgacgaaaaatttgaaaaagctcAACAATCAAAGGAGAAaggaacttcattttttaaa TCTGGAAACTACAGAGTTGCTCTGCGTCAATTTAAATGGATACCTACTTTATTAGAAAAGGAGCCTGGTGTGCCTGAAGAATCTCAAGAGTCTAGAAGATCTTTATTATTATCAGGATTTTTAAACATAGCCCTGTGTTtgttaaaaatggaaaattattttgaagccATAAAGTATTGTGATAAAGCTCTGCAAATTGATCCTGATAATGAAAAGGGTCTTTTCAGAAGAGGAAAG gcTAAAATGATGATTAATGACTGTCAAGATGCTTTAAAAGACTTTCAAACACTATGTACTTTGAGTCCAGAAAATAAAGTGGCTAAAAATTCCATCGTACTTTGCCATGAGAAAATTAAAGAGCAGAATTTGAAGGATAAaagtacatataataaaatgtTCGATAAGTTTAAGAAGCAGGATGAA